One genomic segment of Tursiops truncatus isolate mTurTru1 chromosome 4, mTurTru1.mat.Y, whole genome shotgun sequence includes these proteins:
- the LOC101331686 gene encoding keratin-associated protein 26-1-like, translated as NLTVPGHNDCSGNYSLRFLRSACHVPPPSSIALCSTNVSGGDVLCLPSSCQDHTWLLNNGQETCSEPTSCQPASCEPSNCETSSCPSSGCYVPRPCQATSFLPASSCISGPCFPVCYRPLSYVNSLYLLHVSNYSTFALISYHLLVHPTLPLLWDNSFGIVSNSLRPLHPLFSGCQPLTHVFSTCHLSCSAWGGL; from the exons AATCTCACTGTGCCTGGGCACAACGACTGCTCTGGAAACTACAGCTTGAGATTCCTTAGAAGTGCCTGTCatgttcctcctccctcctccattgCCCTCTGCTCTACGAATGTGAGCGGTGGGGATGTTCTTTGCTTGCCCAGCAGCTGTCAAGACCATACCTGGCTCCTGAACAACGGCCAAGAGACCTGCAGTGAACCTACCAGCTGCCAGCCGGCCAGCTGTGAGCCCAGCAACTGTGAAACTTCCAGCTGCCCTTCCTCTGGTTGCTATGTGCCCAGACCCTGCCAAGCCACCAgttttcttcctgcttcttctTGCATCTCTGGACCCTGCTTCCCAGTATGCTATAGACCTCTGAGCTATGT AAACTCTCTATATTTGCTTCATGTCTCCAATTACTCCACATTTGCCCTCATTTCATATCATCTTCTTGTTCACCCTACCCTTCCTCTCCTTTGGGATAATTCTTTTGGCATTGTGTCCAACAGTCTCAGACCTCTGCATCCTCTCTTCAGTGGATGCCAGCCTCTGACACATGTGTTTAGTACTTGCCATCTATCTTGCTCTGCCTGGGGAGGCCTGTAA